A segment of the uncultured Desulfobulbus sp. genome:
TCGGGAGACCTATAAAAGGGACATTTTCTTCCCTGGGCTCATTTCGGCCGCAGCCGTTCACTCTTGGCGTTTTGTAGAGTACCACCTGAGGAGAAAGGGCAGTGGCGGGGAACACAAGAAACTGTCTGGGGGTATTATTCCGGAAAAGGCAAGGTGTGAAATCTTGCCTTTTCCGGTTGTTCGGAAAAGTTATTGACGTTTTTTCCGGGAAAAACTGGATAAGCCAATGAGACCGGTACCGAAAAGAAGCATGGTTGCTGGTTCGGGAACTGGCGAGGTCTTTTCCACTAAAAAGCCCGCAATGTTGTCCAGATTGGCTTCATCGTTCCAGTATCCATTCCAGTTGGCTCCCAGATACTGCTCGGCACCGGCTCCGCCGGCATCGTTTGGCTCACCGGAGCCCCAGTAGGTAAAACCCCAGGGTTCAGCTGTGACCCAGGTCCAGCCCGTTGCAGCATTGGGCTCTGTCGGGGGAGTTTGGTAGCCGCCAAGCCAAATTTCACCTGCAAATGATGCAAGAAGGTTGCTCATTATAAAGGAGTTTTCTGAGGCGGAGGTGATCGTTGCAAGGTAATCCCCAAGAGAATTGCCACCATTCACCCAGGTGTTGACGGCATTCCAGCTTTTATCAGGTAATTCTTGGCCAGCAATGTACTTGTACAAAAAATATTCATGTTTGACGCCACCATCAATCCAAGTCGCCGAGTCGACATACACGAGATCGTAGTAGCTGCATGCCATTGAAATTTGAGCAGAACAACAGATGGCACCTACAATGATTCCTGCTGCAAACAATTTTTTCATTTTTTCCTCCCCATATCATGTCCATTGAGTGTTGTTCTCGTTATAAGCCTCGAGACCGACGTTTCCCTCTTCGCTGCAGACTGATTTCGGTAACTTTCAGTTATTTGGCTTGTGACGAGACCATCATTGATTGACTGTGCGCACTTAGAAATAACCAAGCAGGAATTGGGCCATTTTTAAAAATTTGTTATATGCTTAAAAATATTGAAACTTTTTTATATTCTTTGCCGCCACAGTGAGCGATTTCCGAAATATTGAAATTTTTTTGTAGAAAAGTACGGAATTAAGGAATTTGATGTTCTGCAAGGTCATCCATGAACCAGGTCAAGCCTGGGTGAAGCATTCCCCCCAACGGTTTCACTGCAGAGAGCAATGCATGTTCACAACCAGGAGTGTGCAACGGGAATCGAACCGGTGCAGTCAAAAGGGGGGGAGAGTCTTCCGGTGGTGCGCCGGAATTCGGGCTGGGGAGAAGATTCTCGGTTCGCGAAGAGAGTGGCAAAGATCTGACAAAATATTTTTTTCTATATGCTTGCCGCCTTTGAGCAGTTTCTTGGTGCCGAATTTGTCGGGCGAGCGAATGCGAAAATAGTAGGAAGCCGATCCTTGGGGGGCCATGTCGAGCAACAGGGTCGTTCGTTCGGTCGAGGCCAGGTAGGCGAGGTTGACCGAGGTGGCTGTCTTGCCCACTCCTCCCTTGATATTGTAGACTGCAAGCACACTCATAACGACTCCTGCTATTTCTTAAAGAGTTGATGGCAAAGATCGGTGGTCTCTGCATCCGAGAACTGGGCAAAGGCTTCCTTGAATTGACCGCGTAAGGCCAGTTGCTCTTGATAGAGGCTCTGCATCAATCCACCAAGGGCAGCGGCGATGGCCACTTGATCCTTGCTTGCCGTTTTCCCGTTCATGGAACTCAGGGCGTCGCGGAGCATGGTCTGCTGCACCGAGAGGTCATTGAAAATACCGAGAATATCCTGCAGTTTTTTCAGATGTTTAATGATTCCCTGCAATTGCTCTTGTGGATAGAGGCTGTTGAAGAACTCCATGGAGTAGCGGAGTTTTTTGCACTGAATGCGCAAGCGATGGACCTCTTCATCCGGCGTTGTTGTGTCCAGATTGAATCCACAGCGGAGCACCTTTTTATGGTGCCGGTGGATTATCGGATCTGCCACCTCCTTGATGGGGACATGAGCCACGGGAGCAGGATGGAGGTCATCCAGTTCGAGGCAGCGCTGCCAGTCGTCAAAAAGGGTTGCAATCTCTTTGGTCCGTAAACGGCGGGAGAGCGTGTTTTGTTCCGCCTGTCGCTGCTTGTACAGATCCTTGAAAAAGAGTTCCAGCCCGGGCTGCAAGGAGGGGGGCAGGCGATCCAGATACTTCTGCCGATCCTTGAGATAGACATCCAAGTCCCGGGTCGGACCGGTCACGCTCCCCAGAGCCGCAAACTCTTGTTTGAACCGGGCAACCACCGTTACCGGGAGCACATCTTTCACCAGGCTGAGACCGGAACGGGTCCGGCGGATGGCAACCCGGAGGTCATGGAGAAATTCGATGTCCCAATCAGCGCGCACACCGGGGATGTTTTTGCGCATGGTTTCGAGAAGAAGCAGATAAATCTCGCGCATGGCATGGCGGGCAGGGCTTTCGGGATGGAGCGTTAGATTGAACTTGGAACTGTAATCCAGCGGATAACGGCCGCAGCTGCGGCACGCCTCCTCAAAGCCGATGAGCGAGGAAACGTCCTGCCGAATCGAGTTGTCCGCGAGGATGGTTCTCGCCCGGACAAGTTCCTGATCATAGCCGCGAACTGCAAACAGCCGTACCAGGCGATAGCTGAATTCCTGACCTTCTGGGCGCTGCCGTTCGATGGTCAACCGTACCACGGTCTTCTCATCTTGATTGAGCAACCGGTATTGACGGCCATCCAGAAGAACCGTGGCCAGCGGTAGAAGACAGCGTATCCCCGCCATTGGTTCCAGTGTCTCGCGCAAGCGGCCTGGTGGGAAATCAGCGGCAAAACACGGCTGACTGAGGGACGGCCCTTCCTGTTCCAGGTCCGCTTCACTGCTCTCACCGTGGTGGAGGGCCCACGATTGATCATGATGGTGCAGTATGTACTCCTGCCGGAACAGTCGCCAGTCAAAGGTGTCGACGTAGTCGACCTTGGTACTGTATTCCGGCAAGGCTTCGATGGAAAAATTTGACTCCAGAGCTTGGAGCACCTGATCGGTGTCAACATCTTCTGGTATCAGCCATGTTTCTGCGAGGTACGGATTCATATTCTTGGGGGCACTGCCAGAGTTTTCGTTGATTTGTAGTAACTATTCAGCTCACCATGCTGAATTTGTTAAAAAAGTGCTTGACATGGTTTTCGGTTAAATTTTGTATTTTCCAGTGCGATTGGCAAACTGCCCAATTCCCCCCATTGAAGCACCGCTACGGCCTTTTGGTGCATGTTGATCGAGGGCACGCGGCAGGCGGATCGCAGAAAAAATTACAAACCGTCCCAGGGGCAGTTTTGGGACTAAAATTTCGATTTTAAAACCCGTGGTATAGTGTCGGCAAGACACAAACACGGGGGTTGGAGTGACAATCGATAACATCAATGTAGAAGAGACAATCCAGCGGGTTACCAGCTTGATAGCCGCTGAGCAGGATCTTTCACCGGCGCTGAAAAGCAGCCTGGAAGTTCTGTTGCTCTTGGTTTCATTGTTGTTGAATCGCCTTGGTCTCAATAGCAAAAACAGTAGCAAGCCGCCGTCGACCGATCCTTTCCGCACTAAAAAACCTCGTTCTGCGAGTGGTCGCAAACCCGGCGGTCAGCCTGGTCATGCTGGAACGACACTGAGACCTGTCAGTGATCCCGATATCATCAAGGAGATTGTTATCGATCGCAGCCTGCTTCCCCCTGGGCGCTATCGCAGCAGCGGCCACGAGGCACGCCAGGTCATTGACCTGGACATCACCACCCTGGTGACCGAATGGCGTGCCGAGATCGTGGTGGATGAACAGGGCAGACGTCATGTCGCACCGTTTCCGGAAGGGATCACCAGGCCGGTACAGTATGGCATCGGCGTGAAGGTCAATGCTGTGTATATGTCGCAGTTCCAGATGGTGCCATATAATCGGATCGAGGACCACTTCCTGGAGCAGATGGGTATTCCGGTCAGTAGCGGTTCCATTGTCAATTTCAACCGTGACGCCTTTGATCGTCTGGCCTTCTTCGAGCAGTGGGTGCAAAAGGCGTTGCAACAAGAGGACTTGCTTCATGTCGACGAGACAGGGATCAACATCGGTGGCAAACGATGCTGGCTGCATAATGTTTCCAGTCTTGGGTTAAGCCATTTCGCTCCCCATGCAAAACGGGGCGGTGAGGCAATAGAGTCCATCGGTATCCTCCCAGGTTTCCACGGGATACTCTGCCACGATCATTGGAAACCCTATTTCCATTACGGCCGGGTTCATGCCTTGTGCAATGCGCACCATTTGCGTGAACTGGAACGGGCCTGGGAGCAAGATGGTCAACAATGGGCCCAGCAGCTCAGCCTGCTGCTCAAGGAGGCCAATGAGATGGTCCATGGCGCTGGCGGATGTCTCGATTCCGCCACGGCAGAGCAGTACAGGGTGCGATATCGAGAACTCTTGCAACAAGCCGAACTGGAATGCCCGGCACCGGCCCCTAAGCTCAACAACGGAAAACGGGGACGAATAGCCAAATCGAAATCCAGAAACCTGCTGGAGCGATTACAGAGCTTTGAAAACGACGTTCTTCGGTTCTTGGACGATCCGCTGGTGCCTTTCACCAATAACCAGGCAGAAAATGACCTGCGGATGATCAAGGTGCAGCAGAAGGTGTCAGGGTGCTTCCGTTCAATGGAAGGTGCAGAGACTTTCTGCCGTATCCGTAGCTACATCACGACCTGTAGAAAACAAGGCATTACTGCGTCCAAAGCACTGCGCTTACTCTTCCAGGGCAGATGGCCCGATTTTATGAGTACGCTTGTGGTTTCGGTTTGCGCTGAATAGTTACGATTTGTATTTGTGATGGAGTCAGAGGCGACCTTACCGCTTTACCTGTTACTTTCGCACCTGCCCTCATTTCGACCAAACATAACGGTAAGTTCCTTTTGCTTCAAGAGGTTGGTCATTTCCTCTCTCCATCGAATCGCTGACCATCATCCTCCTGGGAGGGGCCAAATCTCGAACGATGGCTCCTGCCATGGTGCGGATCTTTCAGCATTCGAAGCGTCGCCAACCCTTTTTAATTCCTAACAATTATCTAATGATTTCTTAATTTGGTTCATGCTGAAAAATTGGTTATTATCTGCTTGAAAGTTATCATCTTGAAATTTTGATTGTTTTGAAAAAATTCAGGATCCCAGGATTTCCGTAATCTGCTTTCAGCTGGTTACGAAGCTCGAAACGCCATTCTCGAGGCTTTTGCCGAGAATGACACATCTTGAGGATGAAAACGATGCATGCTCAGCGGGTTGTCAAACAGTGGGCCAACTGGAAATTGGTCTGCGTCACCGAGGAAGGGTATGCGCTTATCCGCCATGATGGCCTCAATGTGGATTTCGATGCACCCGACGAAGGGGAGGCGATATCTGAAGCCATGCGCCTCATGCTTGAAATCGAAAGTCCTGTGGTCATTGTTCAATAACGAGGCAAAAACTTTCATGTGGAAATTGCATGGCACGAATATTGGCGATAGGTGACATACACGGCTGTTACATAGCACTGCAGACTCTCTGCTCACTCGTCAATGTGCGGCCAGAGGATACATTGATTACCTTGGGCGACTACACGGGGAAAGGGCCTGACAGTCGTAAAGTCCTGGATTGGCTTCTCCTGATGCAGGGGTATGGTAATCTCGTTGCCTTATGCGGCAATCATGAAGTTATGTTGATGAATGCCCGAAAAAACAAAACCACCCACGATAAATGGCTGAATACCGGGGGATGGACAACCCTGCGTTCCTATGCCGCACAAGGTGAGCGGCAAGGAACCCTAGAGGATATTCCAGATGCGCATTGGCACTTCCTCGACCACCATCTGAAACCGATTTATGTGACAGCCCACTATTTTTTCGTGCATGCCACCGTTGCCCCGGACCTTCCCCTCGACGCCCAGCCGGAGTCCTATTTATTTTGGAACAAATTCAAACGGTCTATCAATCATTATTCCGGCAAGGTGATGGTCTGTGGCCATACCTCGCAAAAAACGGGACTGCCTGATAGTTACGATCAGAGCATCTGCATCGATACGAAACCCTATCACAAGAATGGCTGGCTTTCCTGCCTCGATGTGAAAGCCAATCTTCTCTATCAGGCAAATCAGGATGGGCAAACCCGTCAATTTCGCTTGGGTGGTTTCTGGAACACGCCCCGTCTCCCCCTGCGATTTGGTGTGAGAGGTGGGCTCACTCAGCAGGTCCCCGCCTTGGTCTGAACGCCTCTTCTTGCCGATCTCCCCATCATTGGGGCCTTCGAGAAAGCCTTTTGTATGGAGATCCACTCCTTTCTGTCGATCCTCGGCAGTCCACCAACTTTGTTGAATGGCAGTCATTTGCATCGCTTTGTTCAACAAGCAAGCGTTTTTTTCAGAAGAATTGTTTGTTAGGAAATGGTTAATTCTTCGTCGTTCCGGCAAAGATTTCTTCAGAATATCCTCCAGATTTTGTACATCTGAACTTAGAGCGAGGTGTACTGAAAACCCTTCCCTTGCAAGGGGTTCACCGCCGCTTGGCCTTCATCTCAGCCCGCCAAGGTTCAGTAGAAACGGCAAAGACAGCGGGAATTCTGTGATCAGTCGTCGCGCTGATACCGAGTTGCGGCGGGTCCAACGCAAAGATCTTGGTCAACCTTTTTTCGGGTTCAACCAGAAGGGGAGAACCGCTCTATGCAACAGAAAAAAATTGAGGGGTCTGCAGGGATTTCCGAGCATCAGATCATGCAAGAGGTGCTCGATGAACTGCAGGCTATCCGGGCAAAGATGGTCGACGATGTCGCCAAATGTGCTCCTCGTCTGAAAAAGATTCATCCCAGTTATCGCAAGAGTGCCGAGAACCTCCTCCACTATCTTGTCCTGCGGCGGCGTGATCGGCGACAGTTGCAACAGCAGTTGGCCGTGCTGGGACTCTCGTCCCTTGGCCGGTCCGAATCCCATGTGCTGGCGACCATCAATGCGGTTATCAGGGGGCTGCACCGTCTTCAGGGGCGGGAAGATAGCTCCTTGCCCAAAGAAGACGCATCCATCGATTTTGCCCTTGGCGAGCAACTCCTCAGCGATCATGCAGAGGCCCTCTTGGGGGCAGCCGCCCAGGGAAGAAGTGTTCGCATCATGGTTACCATGCCGAGCGAAGCTGCCCACGATTATGACCTGGTGCATAATCTTCTTCAGCAGGGCATGGAATGCATGCGTATCAACTGTGCCCACGATGATGCCGCTGCCTGGTTTCGGATGATCGAACATCTCAGGCGGGCAGAACATTCCCTTGGGCGCTCCTGTCAGGTGGTTATGGACCTGGCTGGGCCAAAACTCCGAACCGGGCCAATCGAACGTGGGCCGGCTGTCGTCCGAATCCGTCCCAAACGCGATAAGTTCGGCGTAGTGATCGCTCCTGCCCGTGTGTGGCTCACTGCAGATTCTGCGCCATGCCCGCCACCGTCACCGGCAGACGCGTGCATCCCGGTCTCGGCCGAATGGCTGGAGCATCTCAAACCGCGTCAGCAGGTTCATTTTATCGATGCCCGGGGTACCCGCCGCACAATGATCATCCTGGATAGGACCGACTGGGGATGTTGGGGGGAGTTA
Coding sequences within it:
- a CDS encoding PEP-CTERM sorting domain-containing protein yields the protein MKKLFAAGIIVGAICCSAQISMACSYYDLVYVDSATWIDGGVKHEYFLYKYIAGQELPDKSWNAVNTWVNGGNSLGDYLATITSASENSFIMSNLLASFAGEIWLGGYQTPPTEPNAATGWTWVTAEPWGFTYWGSGEPNDAGGAGAEQYLGANWNGYWNDEANLDNIAGFLVEKTSPVPEPATMLLFGTGLIGLSSFSRKKRQ
- a CDS encoding ParA family protein: MSVLAVYNIKGGVGKTATSVNLAYLASTERTTLLLDMAPQGSASYYFRIRSPDKFGTKKLLKGGKHIEKNILSDLCHSLREPRIFSPARIPAHHRKTLPPF
- a CDS encoding CHAD domain-containing protein, whose protein sequence is MNPYLAETWLIPEDVDTDQVLQALESNFSIEALPEYSTKVDYVDTFDWRLFRQEYILHHHDQSWALHHGESSEADLEQEGPSLSQPCFAADFPPGRLRETLEPMAGIRCLLPLATVLLDGRQYRLLNQDEKTVVRLTIERQRPEGQEFSYRLVRLFAVRGYDQELVRARTILADNSIRQDVSSLIGFEEACRSCGRYPLDYSSKFNLTLHPESPARHAMREIYLLLLETMRKNIPGVRADWDIEFLHDLRVAIRRTRSGLSLVKDVLPVTVVARFKQEFAALGSVTGPTRDLDVYLKDRQKYLDRLPPSLQPGLELFFKDLYKQRQAEQNTLSRRLRTKEIATLFDDWQRCLELDDLHPAPVAHVPIKEVADPIIHRHHKKVLRCGFNLDTTTPDEEVHRLRIQCKKLRYSMEFFNSLYPQEQLQGIIKHLKKLQDILGIFNDLSVQQTMLRDALSSMNGKTASKDQVAIAAALGGLMQSLYQEQLALRGQFKEAFAQFSDAETTDLCHQLFKK
- a CDS encoding IS66 family transposase, whose protein sequence is MTIDNINVEETIQRVTSLIAAEQDLSPALKSSLEVLLLLVSLLLNRLGLNSKNSSKPPSTDPFRTKKPRSASGRKPGGQPGHAGTTLRPVSDPDIIKEIVIDRSLLPPGRYRSSGHEARQVIDLDITTLVTEWRAEIVVDEQGRRHVAPFPEGITRPVQYGIGVKVNAVYMSQFQMVPYNRIEDHFLEQMGIPVSSGSIVNFNRDAFDRLAFFEQWVQKALQQEDLLHVDETGINIGGKRCWLHNVSSLGLSHFAPHAKRGGEAIESIGILPGFHGILCHDHWKPYFHYGRVHALCNAHHLRELERAWEQDGQQWAQQLSLLLKEANEMVHGAGGCLDSATAEQYRVRYRELLQQAELECPAPAPKLNNGKRGRIAKSKSRNLLERLQSFENDVLRFLDDPLVPFTNNQAENDLRMIKVQQKVSGCFRSMEGAETFCRIRSYITTCRKQGITASKALRLLFQGRWPDFMSTLVVSVCAE
- a CDS encoding metallophosphoesterase family protein is translated as MARILAIGDIHGCYIALQTLCSLVNVRPEDTLITLGDYTGKGPDSRKVLDWLLLMQGYGNLVALCGNHEVMLMNARKNKTTHDKWLNTGGWTTLRSYAAQGERQGTLEDIPDAHWHFLDHHLKPIYVTAHYFFVHATVAPDLPLDAQPESYLFWNKFKRSINHYSGKVMVCGHTSQKTGLPDSYDQSICIDTKPYHKNGWLSCLDVKANLLYQANQDGQTRQFRLGGFWNTPRLPLRFGVRGGLTQQVPALV